The proteins below are encoded in one region of Fibrella aestuarina BUZ 2:
- a CDS encoding gluconate 2-dehydrogenase subunit 3 family protein, whose amino-acid sequence MNRREAILQVAIAMGSALSAPSMASILEGYQPHRRRAYPQSDFALQPDEQALLAEIAEVIMPATSTPGAKAAGVPDTVQLILKDCYKSAQQAHFRKGLNAVEAESQKAYGKRFVDLPIDQRTALLTQFEQLALAEAKRKPNKQEKLATDAETTLSAVAAAGSEQTEAKLVDAETGVVVKDAAKNPPLTPFFTLMKELTILGYFSSEIGCTQALDYVKIPGRYEGVVKLKPGQKAWAT is encoded by the coding sequence ATGAACCGTAGAGAAGCCATTTTGCAAGTTGCCATCGCGATGGGCAGCGCCCTGTCGGCCCCGTCGATGGCGTCTATTCTGGAAGGGTATCAGCCACACCGCCGCCGAGCGTACCCACAGTCGGACTTCGCGCTACAGCCCGACGAACAGGCGCTGCTGGCCGAAATCGCCGAGGTGATTATGCCGGCTACGTCGACTCCAGGCGCCAAAGCCGCCGGGGTACCCGACACCGTTCAGCTGATCCTGAAAGACTGCTACAAATCCGCGCAACAGGCTCATTTTCGGAAGGGGCTGAATGCGGTAGAGGCGGAAAGCCAGAAAGCCTACGGCAAACGGTTCGTGGACTTGCCCATCGACCAGCGCACCGCCCTCCTGACTCAGTTTGAGCAACTGGCGCTGGCCGAAGCCAAACGCAAGCCCAACAAACAGGAAAAGCTGGCTACCGACGCCGAAACGACCCTGAGCGCTGTCGCCGCAGCGGGCAGCGAGCAGACGGAGGCCAAGCTGGTGGATGCCGAAACCGGCGTGGTGGTGAAAGATGCCGCGAAAAACCCGCCCTTGACGCCCTTCTTCACCTTGATGAAGGAACTGACGATTCTGGGCTATTTCAGCTCGGAGATCGGTTGCACGCAGGCGCTGGACTACGTAAAAATTCCCGGCCGCTACGAGGGGGTGGTCAAACTCAAACCCGGCCAAAAAGCGTGGGCAACGTAA
- a CDS encoding GMC oxidoreductase, with protein MNLNLDAKKDMTYDAIVVGSGISGGWAAKELTQKGLKVLMLERGPDLKHVEDYPTAMKDPWEFPHRGKIELWAAEEYWANARSGGKPGEDQRHMFTRDVDVPYIEKRPYDWIRAYHLGGRSLVWGRQSYRWNERDFTANLEDGHGVDWPIRYKDLAPWYSYVERFAGISGNKDGLAVLPDGEFVPPMQMNSAELKAKAGIEQHFKGRHLVIGRPAIISVAQKIHTDLGRASCQFRNLCVRGCPFGAYFSTQSATLPAAMKTGRLTVITDKIAYQVIFDDQQNKAVGVRVIDQNTKQHQEYYAKIIFLNASTMNTAWIMMQSTSKRFPNGLGNDSDQLGRNLMDHHLGAGASGELDGMQDLYYYGRRGNGIYIPRFANWADDKRTDFVRGFGYQGRGGRQDWVAGASQPGFGPAFKDNLTKPGRWEFNIGGFGETLPDPSNRMRLADKKDKWGLPIIEFDAAWGDNTVGMRKAMMNDAAEMLDAAGFKNIKTRNDNTKNQGIGIHEMGAARMGRDPKTSVLNAYNQVWGAKNVFVTDGAAMVSSSCVNPSLTYMALTARAADYAVKELKRMNL; from the coding sequence ATGAATCTGAATCTTGACGCGAAAAAAGACATGACCTACGACGCCATCGTGGTGGGTTCGGGTATATCGGGTGGCTGGGCCGCCAAAGAATTAACGCAGAAAGGCCTGAAGGTGCTGATGCTGGAGCGCGGCCCCGACCTGAAGCACGTGGAAGACTACCCCACGGCCATGAAAGACCCCTGGGAGTTTCCGCACCGGGGCAAAATTGAGCTGTGGGCCGCCGAAGAATACTGGGCCAACGCCCGGTCGGGCGGGAAGCCGGGTGAGGATCAGCGCCATATGTTCACGCGTGACGTCGACGTGCCGTATATCGAAAAACGGCCTTACGACTGGATTCGGGCTTATCACCTCGGCGGGCGGTCGCTGGTGTGGGGGCGGCAGAGCTACCGCTGGAACGAGCGCGACTTCACGGCCAACCTCGAAGACGGCCACGGCGTCGACTGGCCCATTCGCTACAAAGACCTCGCGCCCTGGTATTCCTATGTCGAGCGCTTCGCGGGTATCTCGGGCAACAAAGACGGGCTCGCCGTCTTGCCCGATGGTGAGTTTGTGCCGCCCATGCAGATGAACAGCGCCGAACTGAAAGCGAAGGCGGGCATTGAGCAACATTTCAAAGGGCGTCACCTCGTGATCGGCCGCCCGGCCATCATATCCGTCGCCCAGAAAATCCATACCGATCTGGGGCGGGCGTCGTGTCAGTTCCGGAACCTGTGCGTGCGCGGCTGTCCGTTCGGGGCGTATTTCAGCACGCAGTCGGCTACGCTGCCTGCTGCCATGAAAACCGGTCGGCTGACGGTGATCACGGATAAGATTGCTTATCAGGTCATTTTCGACGACCAGCAAAACAAGGCCGTTGGTGTGCGGGTGATCGATCAGAACACGAAGCAGCATCAGGAGTATTACGCCAAGATTATTTTCCTGAACGCGTCGACGATGAACACGGCCTGGATCATGATGCAGTCGACGTCGAAACGCTTCCCGAACGGCTTGGGCAACGACTCCGACCAACTGGGTCGCAACCTGATGGACCACCACCTGGGGGCCGGGGCGTCGGGCGAGCTGGACGGCATGCAGGACCTGTATTACTATGGCCGGCGGGGCAATGGCATCTACATTCCACGCTTTGCCAACTGGGCCGACGACAAGCGCACCGATTTCGTGCGGGGCTTTGGCTATCAGGGACGCGGCGGTCGGCAGGATTGGGTGGCGGGTGCCTCGCAACCCGGTTTCGGCCCGGCTTTCAAAGACAACCTGACTAAGCCCGGCCGCTGGGAGTTCAACATCGGCGGTTTCGGCGAGACCCTACCCGACCCCAGTAACCGCATGCGACTGGCCGACAAAAAAGACAAATGGGGCCTGCCCATCATCGAGTTCGACGCGGCCTGGGGCGACAACACCGTTGGGATGCGCAAGGCGATGATGAACGACGCCGCCGAGATGCTCGACGCGGCCGGTTTCAAAAACATCAAGACCCGCAACGACAACACGAAGAATCAGGGCATCGGCATTCACGAGATGGGCGCAGCACGGATGGGTCGCGACCCGAAAACATCGGTGCTGAACGCCTACAATCAGGTGTGGGGCGCAAAAAACGTGTTTGTCACGGATGGTGCGGCTATGGTATCGTCATCCTGCGTGAACCCCTCGCTCACCTACATGGCCCTCACCGCCCGCGCCGCCGATTACGCCGTGAAAGAGCTAAAGCGAATGAATTTGTAG
- the acs gene encoding acetate--CoA ligase, translating to MRIRTFADYQTAYQRSVDDPEAFWAEVAQEFQWRKPWTKTLQWNFEEPSIKWFPGGKLNITENVLDRHLRDRPNQPAIIWEPNDPAEPSVTLSYKMLHDYVCRFANVLKRNGVKKGDRVCIYMPMVPELAVAVLACARVGAIHSVVFGGFSAQSIADRINDAQCSVVITSDGAARGNKSIPMKDTVDDALIGCPSVQRVIVMTHTRTAVSMRKGRDVWWETEMKQVTSDCPAEEMDAEDPLFILYTSGSTGKPKGVVHTVGGYMVYAQYTFENVFQVEPGDIHFCTADVGWITGHSYIVYGPLLAGSTSIIFEGVPTWPDAGRFWDIVDRHRVTILYTAPTAIRSLMGFGTEPLAGKDLSSLRVLGSVGEPINEEAWNWYNEHIGKGRCPIVDTWWQTETGGILISPLAGITKTKPTYATLPLPGVQPLLVDEAGKEIEGNGVSGNLCIRFPWPGILRTTWGDHERCRQTYFSTYPGLYFTGDGCLRDEDGYYRITGRVDDVLNVSGHRIGTAEVENAINMHTGVVESAVVGYPHDIKGQGIYAYVITEGDPGSGGHDADLMRRDILATVSRIIGPIAKPDKIQFVSGLPKTRSGKIMRRILRKIAEGDTNNLGDTTTLLDPAVVEDIKSGAM from the coding sequence ATGCGTATCCGAACCTTTGCCGACTACCAGACCGCCTACCAACGCAGCGTTGACGACCCCGAAGCCTTCTGGGCGGAAGTAGCGCAGGAATTTCAGTGGCGGAAACCCTGGACCAAGACCCTTCAGTGGAATTTCGAGGAGCCTTCGATCAAGTGGTTTCCGGGCGGCAAGCTCAATATCACCGAAAACGTGCTGGACCGCCACCTCCGCGACCGGCCCAACCAGCCCGCCATCATCTGGGAACCCAACGACCCCGCCGAACCCAGCGTGACGCTCTCCTACAAGATGCTGCATGACTATGTGTGCCGCTTTGCCAACGTACTGAAGCGCAACGGGGTAAAAAAAGGCGACCGCGTTTGTATCTACATGCCGATGGTGCCCGAACTGGCCGTGGCCGTGCTGGCCTGCGCCCGCGTGGGGGCCATTCACTCGGTGGTATTTGGCGGGTTTTCAGCACAGAGCATCGCCGACCGTATTAATGACGCCCAGTGCTCGGTGGTGATCACGTCGGACGGCGCGGCGCGGGGCAACAAAAGCATCCCGATGAAAGATACCGTCGACGATGCACTGATTGGCTGCCCCAGCGTGCAGCGCGTGATCGTGATGACCCACACCCGCACGGCCGTGTCGATGCGCAAAGGCCGCGACGTGTGGTGGGAAACCGAAATGAAGCAGGTCACGAGCGACTGCCCCGCCGAGGAGATGGACGCCGAAGATCCGCTGTTCATTCTCTACACCTCGGGTAGCACGGGCAAGCCCAAAGGCGTGGTGCACACAGTTGGGGGCTACATGGTCTATGCGCAGTACACCTTCGAGAACGTATTTCAGGTCGAGCCGGGCGATATTCACTTCTGCACCGCCGACGTGGGCTGGATTACCGGTCATAGCTACATCGTCTACGGTCCGTTGCTGGCGGGTAGCACGTCGATTATCTTCGAAGGCGTGCCGACTTGGCCCGATGCGGGGCGTTTCTGGGACATTGTGGACCGGCACCGCGTCACGATTCTCTACACCGCCCCCACGGCGATCCGGTCGCTGATGGGCTTCGGCACCGAGCCGCTCGCGGGCAAAGACCTGAGCAGCCTGCGCGTGCTGGGGTCGGTAGGCGAGCCGATCAACGAAGAAGCCTGGAACTGGTACAACGAACACATCGGCAAAGGCCGCTGCCCGATCGTGGACACGTGGTGGCAAACCGAAACCGGCGGCATCCTGATTTCGCCGCTCGCGGGCATCACCAAAACCAAACCCACCTACGCCACGCTGCCCCTGCCGGGTGTGCAGCCCCTGCTCGTTGATGAAGCGGGCAAGGAGATTGAAGGCAACGGCGTGAGTGGTAACCTTTGCATCCGGTTCCCCTGGCCGGGCATCCTGCGCACCACCTGGGGCGACCACGAGCGCTGTCGACAAACGTATTTCTCAACGTACCCAGGCCTGTATTTCACCGGCGACGGCTGCCTGCGCGACGAAGACGGCTACTACCGCATCACGGGCCGCGTGGATGACGTGCTGAACGTGTCGGGCCACCGTATCGGCACGGCCGAGGTCGAAAACGCCATCAACATGCACACGGGTGTGGTCGAAAGCGCGGTGGTCGGCTACCCGCACGACATCAAAGGACAGGGTATCTACGCCTACGTCATCACCGAAGGCGACCCCGGCTCGGGCGGCCACGACGCCGACCTGATGCGCCGCGACATTCTGGCCACGGTGAGCCGCATCATCGGCCCCATCGCCAAACCTGACAAGATTCAGTTTGTGAGTGGGCTACCCAAAACCCGCTCGGGCAAGATCATGCGGCGCATCCTGCGCAAGATTGCCGAGGGCGACACCAACAACCTGGGCGACACCACTACCCTCCTCGACCCAGCCGTGGTTGAGGATATCAAGTCGGGCGCGATGTAA
- a CDS encoding propionyl-CoA synthetase, translating to MNTLPPLNNQYQRSLTDPDGFWAEQAAALPWSRTPSRICTTDADGLTRWFADGELNTCYAAVDYQVEQGRGEQDAFIYDSPVTGVVRRISYRQLRDEVAQLAGALRALGVGHGDRVIIYMPMIPETAMAMLACARLGAVHSVVFGGFAPHELAIRIDDAQPVVVLTASCGIEFDRVIPYQPLLNEALRLATHQPDHCLLFQRPQCEADLSLPRYADWASTVAQAQPAECVPVAATDPLYILYTSGTTGKPKGIVRDNGGHAVALVYSMTAIYNLQPGQVLFTASDFGWAVGHSYSVYGPLLHGCTSVILEGKPVRTPDAGTFWRIVQDYGANVLFTAPTAFRAIRKEDPNATLRRQYDLSTLQAVFVAGERCDPPTLAWLQLVTNVPVVDHWWQTESGWPMVANQLGIEALPVKPGSATRPVCGYDVQILGEDGQPLGPNEEGYVCLKLPLPPGCLPTLWRDTPRFRDAYLSRFPGYYLSGDGGYVDNDGYVFIMGRVDDVINVAGHRLSTGEMEELVSSHPAVAECAVVGIACPLRGQRPVGLIVLKDGQTITPTELEQELVTLLREKIGALAWFRNALTVKRLPKTRSGKILRKTIRQLADGEPFDIPPTIDDPAIIGEIRDALVVARVGIAFADA from the coding sequence ATGAACACCTTGCCGCCGCTCAACAACCAATACCAGCGTAGCCTGACCGACCCCGACGGTTTTTGGGCCGAACAGGCGGCAGCTCTTCCCTGGAGTCGAACGCCCAGCCGCATCTGCACAACCGACGCCGATGGTCTTACCCGCTGGTTTGCTGATGGCGAACTCAACACCTGTTATGCCGCCGTTGATTACCAGGTGGAACAGGGCCGGGGGGAGCAAGATGCGTTTATCTACGACTCGCCGGTGACGGGCGTGGTGCGGCGCATCAGCTATCGCCAGTTGCGCGACGAGGTGGCCCAACTGGCGGGCGCGCTGCGGGCACTGGGCGTCGGGCACGGCGACCGGGTGATCATCTACATGCCCATGATTCCCGAAACAGCCATGGCGATGCTGGCCTGCGCCCGGCTGGGGGCCGTGCATTCGGTGGTGTTTGGCGGCTTTGCCCCCCACGAACTGGCCATCCGGATCGACGATGCGCAGCCAGTGGTGGTGCTGACGGCTTCCTGCGGCATCGAGTTCGACCGGGTGATTCCGTACCAGCCCCTGCTCAACGAAGCACTCCGGCTGGCGACCCATCAGCCCGATCATTGCCTGCTTTTCCAGCGCCCGCAGTGCGAAGCTGACCTGAGCCTCCCGCGCTACGCCGATTGGGCGTCGACCGTCGCGCAGGCACAGCCAGCCGAATGTGTGCCCGTGGCCGCTACCGATCCGCTGTACATTCTGTACACGTCGGGCACGACCGGCAAACCCAAGGGCATCGTGCGCGACAACGGCGGTCATGCCGTGGCGCTCGTCTACAGCATGACCGCCATCTACAACCTGCAACCGGGTCAGGTGCTATTTACGGCCTCCGATTTTGGCTGGGCGGTGGGCCACAGTTATTCTGTATATGGGCCGCTGCTGCACGGCTGCACCTCGGTGATCCTGGAAGGCAAGCCCGTGCGCACCCCCGACGCCGGTACGTTCTGGCGCATCGTGCAGGACTACGGCGCGAACGTGCTGTTTACGGCCCCGACGGCCTTCCGCGCCATCCGAAAAGAAGACCCCAACGCCACGCTCCGCCGCCAGTACGATCTCTCGACCCTGCAAGCGGTCTTCGTGGCCGGCGAGCGCTGCGACCCGCCCACCTTGGCCTGGCTGCAACTGGTCACCAACGTACCCGTGGTCGATCACTGGTGGCAAACCGAATCGGGCTGGCCGATGGTCGCCAATCAGTTGGGTATCGAGGCGCTGCCGGTAAAACCCGGCTCGGCCACCCGGCCGGTCTGCGGCTATGATGTACAGATTTTAGGCGAAGACGGGCAACCACTCGGCCCCAACGAAGAAGGATACGTCTGTCTGAAGCTACCCCTGCCGCCGGGCTGCCTGCCCACGCTTTGGCGTGACACGCCCCGGTTCCGTGACGCGTACCTCAGCCGCTTCCCCGGTTACTACCTCTCCGGCGACGGTGGATACGTCGACAATGATGGGTACGTGTTCATCATGGGCCGGGTCGATGACGTCATCAACGTGGCCGGCCACCGCCTGTCGACCGGCGAAATGGAGGAACTGGTCAGCAGTCACCCCGCCGTGGCGGAGTGCGCGGTGGTAGGCATTGCCTGCCCGCTGCGGGGGCAACGCCCGGTTGGCCTCATCGTCCTGAAAGACGGGCAAACCATCACCCCGACCGAGCTGGAACAGGAGCTGGTGACGCTGCTGCGCGAGAAAATCGGCGCCCTAGCTTGGTTTCGCAACGCACTCACGGTCAAACGATTGCCCAAAACCCGCTCGGGCAAGATTTTGCGCAAAACCATCCGGCAACTGGCCGATGGCGAACCGTTCGACATCCCGCCGACCATCGACGACCCGGCCATTATCGGCGAGATCCGAGACGCATTGGTGGTGGCTCGCGTTGGGATCGCTTTTGCCGACGCCTGA
- a CDS encoding DUF6814 family protein, translated as MNRIKRILGVVWLALAALSGYFGITALGLPKLVSDKTDDLVFGIIVVFVLMPLIVGGLATFGYYAVRGEYDD; from the coding sequence ATGAACCGAATCAAACGCATCCTGGGCGTTGTCTGGCTCGCACTGGCGGCCCTCAGCGGTTATTTTGGCATAACGGCGCTGGGCCTGCCCAAACTGGTTTCTGATAAAACCGACGATCTCGTTTTTGGTATCATTGTCGTCTTCGTGCTGATGCCCCTGATTGTTGGCGGATTGGCCACATTTGGCTACTACGCCGTACGGGGCGAATACGACGACTGA
- a CDS encoding MFS transporter yields the protein MLTEQQPQTASARSLISVIGASSVGTLIEWYDFYIFGSLATILATKFFPEGNPTAAFLSTLATFAAGFVVRPFGALFFGRLGDLIGRKYTFMVTLMLMGGATFAIGLVPSYETIGFLAPLLVLILRLLQGLALGGEYGGAATYVAEHSPADKRGFWTSWIQITATAGLFVSLIVILITRLSLSKEAFDDWGWRVPFWVSVLMVFVSYLIRRNMHESPLFAKVKAEGKASTNPLKESFGNTYNFKFVLLALFGATMGQGVVWYTGQFYAMSFIKTVCNVDAIQADSLMSIALLMGTPFFVVFGWLSDRIGRKGIMLAGMLVAIFTYRPIYEKIYQTTNLANKEAITATITQDSVLTADPKLSGVSILTKTLHRDYTDGTKLTEVTKRKVTSDSGAAPAKPEIKKTVTLNDADRWTLIWLVFVQVIFVTLVYGPIAAFLVEMFPTKIRYTSMSLPYHIGNGVFGGLLPAVATYLATGANEANATAAKAGATLPYAAPYLEGLWYPIVIASVSFVIGLFYIKNRPQATE from the coding sequence ATGCTCACAGAACAACAGCCCCAGACCGCCTCAGCCCGTTCGCTGATCAGCGTGATTGGGGCGTCGTCGGTTGGTACCCTCATCGAGTGGTACGACTTCTACATCTTTGGCTCACTGGCCACCATTCTGGCGACCAAATTCTTTCCCGAAGGGAACCCCACGGCGGCTTTCCTGTCGACACTCGCCACCTTCGCCGCCGGGTTTGTGGTGCGTCCGTTCGGGGCCCTGTTTTTCGGGCGATTGGGCGATCTCATCGGTCGCAAATACACGTTCATGGTCACGCTGATGCTCATGGGCGGGGCCACCTTTGCCATTGGGCTAGTACCCAGCTACGAGACCATCGGCTTTCTGGCGCCCCTGCTGGTGCTCATACTCCGGCTGTTGCAGGGGCTGGCGCTGGGCGGCGAATACGGCGGGGCCGCAACCTACGTGGCCGAGCATTCACCCGCCGACAAGCGCGGTTTCTGGACCTCGTGGATTCAGATCACGGCCACGGCGGGTTTGTTCGTGTCGCTGATCGTGATCCTGATCACGCGGCTGTCGCTGTCGAAAGAAGCCTTCGACGACTGGGGCTGGCGCGTTCCGTTCTGGGTGTCGGTGCTGATGGTCTTCGTCTCGTACCTCATCCGCCGCAACATGCATGAGTCGCCCCTGTTTGCCAAGGTGAAGGCCGAAGGCAAAGCCTCGACCAACCCGCTGAAAGAAAGCTTTGGCAATACCTACAACTTCAAGTTTGTGCTGCTGGCCCTGTTTGGCGCTACGATGGGGCAGGGTGTCGTGTGGTATACGGGGCAGTTCTACGCCATGAGCTTCATCAAAACGGTGTGTAACGTCGACGCCATTCAGGCCGATAGCCTCATGAGCATCGCCCTGCTGATGGGCACGCCGTTCTTTGTGGTGTTTGGCTGGCTGTCGGACCGGATCGGCCGCAAGGGCATCATGCTGGCGGGGATGCTGGTGGCCATTTTTACGTACCGGCCCATCTACGAGAAAATCTACCAGACCACCAATCTGGCCAACAAAGAAGCGATCACCGCCACCATCACGCAGGACTCGGTGCTGACGGCCGACCCCAAGCTGTCCGGTGTGTCGATCCTGACCAAAACCCTGCACCGCGACTACACCGACGGCACCAAACTGACCGAGGTTACGAAGCGAAAAGTAACGTCCGACTCCGGGGCCGCGCCGGCCAAACCCGAGATCAAGAAGACCGTTACCCTCAACGATGCCGACCGCTGGACGCTCATCTGGCTGGTCTTCGTGCAGGTCATTTTCGTGACGCTGGTTTACGGCCCGATCGCCGCTTTTCTGGTCGAAATGTTTCCGACCAAGATTCGCTACACGTCCATGTCGTTGCCCTACCACATCGGCAACGGCGTGTTTGGCGGACTCCTCCCGGCGGTGGCAACGTACCTAGCAACCGGCGCCAACGAAGCCAACGCCACGGCGGCGAAAGCCGGGGCCACCCTCCCCTACGCAGCCCCGTACCTGGAAGGGCTCTGGTACCCCATCGTCATTGCGTCGGTCAGCTTTGTGATTGGTTTGTTTTACATCAAAAACCGCCCGCAGGCTACCGAGTAG
- a CDS encoding MBL fold metallo-hydrolase yields the protein MKTQTPNALLEQDNPAVAPLGNSLGIDTPEATPYDVTDDVKGLKTLFVNVFFVGHPGPGNDWVLVDAGFMGYADSIRRRAASLYGPGTAPKAIVLTHGHADHVGSLRELLKHWGNVPVYAHPLERPYLTGVSSYPPPDPAIGGGAMSLMSWVFPIGPEDFSDVLQPIPASGKIDELPDWRVIHTPGHAPGHVSLFRDEDRTLLAGDAFVTTNQNALSAVINQTEEIHGPPAYFTCDWKAAEDSVRKLALLNPHSVGTGHGHSMRGLDLQLELGRLVSNFSERAIPSEGRYVKEAAVTNENGIVSMPSPTSFVVARALGIGLLVGLTVWAVRR from the coding sequence ATGAAAACACAAACCCCTAACGCACTGCTTGAGCAGGACAACCCCGCTGTGGCGCCACTGGGCAACAGCCTGGGTATAGACACGCCTGAAGCCACTCCTTATGACGTGACCGACGACGTAAAGGGCCTTAAAACGCTGTTTGTCAATGTCTTTTTTGTGGGTCATCCTGGCCCTGGTAATGACTGGGTGCTGGTCGACGCGGGCTTTATGGGCTACGCCGATTCGATCCGGCGGCGGGCTGCCTCGCTCTATGGACCCGGCACGGCACCCAAGGCGATCGTGCTCACGCACGGCCACGCCGACCATGTGGGGTCATTACGTGAGTTGCTGAAACACTGGGGAAACGTACCCGTCTACGCTCACCCGCTCGAACGCCCCTACCTGACAGGCGTATCCAGCTACCCACCCCCCGATCCGGCGATTGGTGGTGGGGCGATGTCGCTGATGTCATGGGTGTTTCCCATTGGCCCCGAAGACTTTAGCGACGTACTGCAACCCATTCCGGCGTCGGGGAAAATCGACGAGTTGCCGGACTGGCGCGTCATCCACACGCCGGGCCATGCGCCAGGCCACGTATCGCTGTTCCGCGACGAAGACCGGACGCTGTTGGCTGGTGATGCCTTTGTTACGACCAACCAGAATGCGCTGTCAGCGGTCATCAATCAGACCGAAGAAATCCACGGGCCACCGGCTTATTTCACCTGCGACTGGAAAGCCGCCGAAGACTCGGTGCGTAAGCTGGCCCTGCTGAACCCACACAGCGTCGGTACGGGGCACGGCCACTCGATGCGCGGCCTCGATCTGCAACTCGAACTAGGCCGCCTCGTCAGCAATTTCTCAGAACGGGCTATTCCGTCAGAGGGGCGCTACGTGAAAGAGGCCGCCGTGACCAACGAAAACGGTATTGTCTCGATGCCATCGCCTACCTCCTTTGTGGTGGCCCGCGCGCTGGGCATTGGCCTGCTCGTCGGACTTACCGTCTGGGCGGTGAGGCGGTAA